Proteins found in one Insulibacter thermoxylanivorax genomic segment:
- the glnA gene encoding type I glutamate--ammonia ligase, translating to MSVQHVMELIDREAIAWIDFRFTDLLGRSHHITVPADEVDEETFAQGIAFDGSSLPGFCSIEESDMVMLPDPETAYIDPFTEHPTLIILCDILTPDGEVFDRDPRSIAKKAEQYLQATGIGTAAYFGPEMEFFVFDDVRYEYTQNSYMARVDSIEGHWNTGRQEEGGNLGFKVKHNGGYVPVQPVDSLHDLRSEISRLLIAAGLRVERHHHEVATAGQCEINFRYDTLVKSADNLMKYKYIVHNTARRRGKTATFMPKPIHGENGSGMHTHQSIFNGDQPLFYQKGGYGNMSELAMYYIGGILYHAPALTALTNPSTNSFKRLVPGYEAPVNLVFSKGNRSAAVRIPLAAVSPKGARIEFRTPDAAANPYLAFAAMLMAGLDGIKRKIDPRALGYGPVDKNIYELTPEEKAEICCIPASLEEALDQLEADHEFMLAGGVFSKSFLEHYIAIKREEARAVQTRIHPYEYALYYDC from the coding sequence ATGTCCGTACAACATGTGATGGAATTAATAGACCGAGAAGCAATTGCGTGGATCGATTTTCGTTTCACTGATCTGCTTGGCAGATCGCATCATATCACCGTCCCTGCTGACGAGGTCGATGAGGAAACCTTCGCGCAAGGAATTGCCTTTGACGGTTCATCGCTGCCGGGTTTTTGCAGTATTGAAGAATCCGACATGGTGATGCTTCCCGATCCGGAGACGGCATACATCGATCCCTTTACTGAACATCCCACGCTGATCATCCTCTGTGATATTCTGACACCGGATGGTGAGGTTTTCGACCGCGATCCCCGATCGATCGCTAAGAAGGCGGAGCAGTATCTGCAGGCAACCGGGATCGGCACTGCGGCTTACTTCGGGCCGGAGATGGAGTTCTTCGTCTTCGACGATGTACGGTATGAATATACGCAAAACTCTTATATGGCCCGCGTTGATTCCATCGAAGGCCATTGGAATACAGGCCGTCAGGAGGAAGGCGGCAACCTTGGCTTCAAAGTAAAACATAATGGCGGTTATGTCCCCGTCCAGCCCGTTGACAGCCTGCATGATCTTCGCTCGGAGATCAGCCGTCTGCTCATCGCCGCAGGCTTAAGGGTCGAGCGGCATCATCATGAAGTCGCAACGGCTGGTCAATGCGAGATCAACTTCCGTTACGACACCTTGGTGAAGAGTGCGGATAATCTGATGAAGTACAAATACATCGTTCACAATACCGCCCGCCGCCGGGGCAAGACAGCCACCTTCATGCCGAAGCCGATCCATGGTGAAAACGGCAGCGGCATGCATACCCACCAATCGATCTTCAACGGCGATCAGCCGCTCTTCTATCAGAAAGGCGGTTACGGCAATATGAGCGAACTGGCGATGTATTATATCGGGGGCATCTTGTACCATGCACCGGCGCTGACCGCCTTGACCAATCCGAGCACTAACTCCTTCAAACGTCTGGTACCCGGCTATGAGGCGCCGGTGAACCTCGTCTTCTCGAAGGGCAATCGTTCTGCAGCCGTGCGCATTCCGCTGGCGGCTGTATCGCCGAAGGGAGCGCGAATCGAGTTTCGCACACCGGATGCTGCAGCGAATCCTTATCTCGCTTTTGCAGCTATGCTGATGGCCGGCCTGGATGGGATCAAGCGCAAGATCGACCCGCGGGCCCTCGGCTATGGTCCTGTAGATAAGAACATCTATGAGCTGACACCAGAGGAAAAGGCGGAGATCTGCTGCATCCCTGCATCCTTGGAAGAGGCGCTGGACCAGTTGGAAGCGGACCATGAATTCATGCTTGCCGGCGGCGTCTTCTCCAAGTCCTTCCTTGAGCACTATATCGCGATCAAACGGGAAGAGGCAAGAGCGGTTCAGACGCGGATTCATCCCTATGAATATGCGCTTTATTACGATTGCTGA
- the serC gene encoding 3-phosphoserine/phosphohydroxythreonine transaminase yields MTRAYNFNAGPAALPLEVLQRAQEELVDYNGIGMSIMEISHRSREYERVNEETQQLFRELLEIPEGYKVLFLQGGASMQFAMVPMNLLRPGTTAAYVDTGSWAKKALAEAKLLGEVQVVASSKDDQYTTIPDLSSLELSEQTAYLHITSNETIGGIQYKSFPDTGDVPLIADMSSDILSRPLDVSRFGLIYAGAQKNLGPSGVTVVIIREDLIQPAEHLPTMLRYSTHADNNSLYNTPPVYSIYMMNLVLQWIKENGGLAAMEKRNEEKAKLIYDVIDGSGGFYRGVAKPEYRSPMNITFRMANEELEKRFVEESQAAGFVGLKGHRSVGGLRASTYNAVPYESCQALQQFMLDFQKRHG; encoded by the coding sequence ATGACGAGAGCTTACAATTTCAATGCAGGTCCTGCGGCCCTCCCCTTGGAAGTGCTGCAGCGCGCACAGGAAGAATTGGTGGATTACAATGGAATCGGGATGTCCATCATGGAGATCTCTCACCGCAGCCGCGAGTACGAGCGTGTAAACGAGGAAACGCAGCAGCTGTTTAGAGAACTGCTGGAGATCCCGGAAGGCTATAAAGTGCTGTTCTTGCAAGGCGGAGCCAGTATGCAGTTCGCGATGGTGCCGATGAATCTCTTGCGTCCAGGCACAACTGCTGCCTATGTGGACACGGGCAGCTGGGCGAAGAAGGCGTTGGCAGAAGCGAAACTGCTCGGTGAAGTGCAGGTGGTTGCCAGTTCCAAGGATGATCAATACACGACGATCCCCGACCTAAGCTCTCTAGAACTATCCGAACAAACGGCTTATCTGCACATCACCTCGAATGAGACGATCGGTGGAATTCAGTATAAGTCCTTCCCGGACACGGGCGATGTACCGCTTATCGCGGATATGTCCAGCGATATCCTGTCCCGGCCGTTGGATGTCAGCCGCTTCGGACTGATCTATGCCGGTGCACAGAAGAATCTCGGGCCTTCCGGCGTGACGGTGGTTATCATCCGTGAGGATCTGATCCAGCCGGCCGAGCATCTGCCGACGATGCTGCGCTACAGCACCCATGCCGACAACAACTCGCTCTACAATACGCCGCCGGTGTACTCCATATACATGATGAATCTCGTGCTTCAATGGATCAAGGAGAACGGCGGTCTGGCTGCTATGGAGAAGCGCAACGAAGAGAAGGCGAAGTTGATCTATGATGTGATCGATGGCAGCGGCGGGTTCTACCGCGGCGTTGCTAAGCCGGAATACCGTTCGCCGATGAACATCACGTTCCGCATGGCGAATGAGGAATTGGAGAAGCGCTTCGTTGAAGAATCGCAAGCTGCAGGATTCGTCGGTTTGAAGGGACATCGCAGTGTAGGCGGTCTGCGGGCATCGACTTACAATGCTGTTCCCTACGAAAGCTGCCAAGCACTGCAGCAATTCATGCTCGACTTCCAGAAGCGCCACGGATAA
- a CDS encoding response regulator transcription factor, whose translation MNKKILIVDDEPSITTLLESNLRLAGYEVHSVQDGEAVFRATQDFRPDLIILDLMLPKKNGLDVCRKLRADGNMVPIIMLTALQDTADVVTGLDSGADDYMSKPFSPQELISRIQALFRRLQLLPGVEEEEPIIIGALEIRPSEREARLAGERIDLTPKEYELLHFLCRHKGKALSRRQLLHGIWDYHFVSDTRIVDVHISHLRDKIERGHVPQYIVTVRGVGYKLVEPAGERHNPGQ comes from the coding sequence ATGAATAAGAAAATCCTCATCGTGGACGATGAACCTTCCATCACCACATTGCTTGAGTCCAACCTTCGCCTGGCCGGATACGAGGTGCACAGCGTGCAAGACGGTGAAGCGGTATTCCGCGCGACCCAGGACTTTCGCCCCGATCTCATCATCCTTGATCTCATGCTGCCTAAGAAAAATGGTCTCGATGTGTGTCGCAAACTGCGAGCAGACGGCAATATGGTCCCGATCATCATGCTCACTGCTCTGCAAGACACAGCAGATGTCGTGACCGGGCTCGACAGCGGTGCTGACGATTATATGAGCAAACCCTTCAGTCCGCAGGAGTTGATCTCCCGCATTCAAGCCTTATTCCGCAGATTGCAGTTGCTGCCCGGCGTCGAAGAAGAGGAGCCGATCATCATCGGTGCTCTGGAGATCCGGCCGAGTGAGCGGGAAGCACGGCTCGCAGGCGAGCGCATCGATCTTACGCCGAAAGAATATGAACTGCTTCACTTCCTCTGCCGCCACAAGGGCAAAGCCTTAAGCCGCCGCCAGCTTCTCCACGGCATCTGGGACTATCACTTCGTCAGCGACACGCGGATCGTCGATGTGCACATCAGCCACCTTCGCGATAAGATCGAGCGCGGTCATGTCCCCCAATACATCGTCACCGTGCGAGGCGTCGGCTACAAGCTGGTCGAGCCGGCAGGAGAGCGCCATAATCCCGGTCAATAA
- the trmL gene encoding tRNA (uridine(34)/cytosine(34)/5-carboxymethylaminomethyluridine(34)-2'-O)-methyltransferase TrmL encodes MPFHIVLVEPEIPANTGNIARTCAATGTHLHLVRPLGFRTDDRTLKRAGLDYWFAVKITYYDSFQEVVDRHPGANFYFATTKAEKRYTDFRFQEGDFFVFGKETKGLPDSLIAAHRDRCMRLPMTSDVRSLNLANSAAIILYEALRQTSFPGLK; translated from the coding sequence ATGCCTTTTCACATCGTGTTAGTCGAACCGGAGATCCCAGCTAACACCGGGAATATCGCGCGCACATGTGCGGCTACCGGGACGCATCTGCATCTTGTTCGGCCTCTCGGCTTCCGCACCGATGATCGGACGCTGAAGCGGGCAGGCCTTGATTATTGGTTTGCCGTGAAGATTACCTATTATGATTCTTTTCAAGAAGTCGTGGACCGGCATCCCGGCGCCAACTTTTATTTTGCCACGACCAAGGCGGAGAAACGGTATACGGATTTTCGCTTTCAAGAAGGGGATTTTTTCGTATTTGGCAAGGAAACCAAGGGATTGCCCGACTCCCTCATCGCAGCACATCGGGATCGATGTATGCGGCTTCCGATGACGAGTGATGTGCGCTCGCTCAACCTTGCCAACTCGGCGGCGATTATCCTGTATGAGGCCTTACGGCAAACGTCATTTCCCGGTTTGAAATGA
- a CDS encoding AbrB/MazE/SpoVT family DNA-binding domain-containing protein, translated as MRPIGVVRKVDQLGRLVLPKSLRKRFNMNEGDPVEILVQGEHIILERYRPHCVLCGSTEQVAEYRERYICKGCVDELAKLI; from the coding sequence ATGAGACCGATCGGAGTCGTCCGTAAAGTGGACCAGCTTGGAAGACTTGTATTGCCGAAATCGCTTAGGAAACGTTTCAATATGAATGAAGGGGATCCAGTAGAAATCTTAGTTCAAGGTGAACATATCATTCTAGAACGTTACAGACCGCACTGCGTGCTTTGCGGTTCTACAGAACAAGTTGCGGAGTATCGTGAGCGGTACATATGCAAGGGCTGCGTTGACGAACTAGCTAAATTGATCTAG
- a CDS encoding ABC transporter substrate-binding protein, whose protein sequence is MMKIWRVLLVMILSVSLLAACTGGGGGEADNGGDSSNQTKPQNEQSQQNDSGQHAAEEALFEFAIDTNTSGEITMWSFLIGNPVFNDLLPEFNKVYPNIKVNIVEIEFGEMHDTLQNALAAGTGAPDIALVEEGQFGRYNYGGMLVDLLEEPYNAGRLKELIPDYNFERWHSVDGKHLYGMPWDITPGVTYYRHDIIEQLGFPSEPAEFGEYIQDRDNWIRLGEALKADGRFLLEWRDLPVQWAANQYGYFNSNLEWQRNNDELVSLMETSLRGQQLGLSAELTIYSEEGQQYLEQGKLPIIVLGSFGARELSTWLPEQAGKWRVTRMPLGINGGMGGSSFVIPAQSKNKEAAYAFIEWMNLSEEAWKIFSSERYSIQSGYKHIWEKDWYINSTNSFLGGQRDIEFYSTLADTIRPKRLTRLDSIAYSDIWLPGILTAFDNYTEPRAALQQIEEDIMTVLGPEIEKLRNELSQ, encoded by the coding sequence ATGATGAAAATCTGGCGAGTATTACTGGTGATGATCCTCAGCGTTTCCTTGCTGGCTGCTTGCACAGGGGGCGGAGGAGGCGAAGCTGACAACGGCGGTGATTCATCGAATCAAACAAAACCGCAAAATGAACAATCGCAGCAGAATGATTCCGGACAGCATGCCGCGGAAGAAGCGCTCTTTGAATTTGCCATTGATACGAATACTTCCGGCGAGATCACGATGTGGAGCTTCTTGATCGGCAACCCGGTCTTCAATGACCTGCTGCCGGAGTTCAACAAGGTGTATCCGAACATCAAGGTGAACATCGTCGAGATCGAATTTGGTGAGATGCATGATACGCTGCAGAATGCGCTGGCAGCAGGCACGGGTGCTCCGGATATCGCACTGGTGGAGGAAGGGCAATTCGGCCGCTACAACTATGGCGGCATGCTGGTGGACCTGCTGGAAGAACCGTATAATGCCGGACGACTCAAGGAACTGATCCCGGACTATAACTTCGAGCGCTGGCATTCCGTGGACGGCAAGCATCTGTACGGCATGCCGTGGGATATCACGCCCGGTGTGACCTATTACCGCCATGACATCATCGAACAGCTGGGCTTCCCATCGGAACCCGCGGAGTTCGGCGAGTACATCCAAGATCGTGACAACTGGATCCGGCTCGGTGAAGCGCTGAAAGCCGACGGACGCTTCCTGCTTGAATGGCGTGACCTGCCGGTGCAGTGGGCAGCGAACCAATACGGCTACTTCAATTCGAATCTGGAGTGGCAGCGCAACAACGACGAGCTGGTCAGCCTGATGGAGACTTCCTTGCGCGGACAGCAGCTCGGACTATCCGCTGAACTTACGATCTATTCTGAAGAGGGACAGCAATATCTCGAACAGGGCAAACTGCCGATCATCGTCCTCGGATCTTTCGGGGCGCGCGAACTGTCGACCTGGCTGCCGGAGCAAGCAGGCAAGTGGCGCGTGACGCGCATGCCGCTCGGCATCAACGGCGGAATGGGCGGTTCCAGCTTCGTGATCCCGGCGCAGAGCAAGAACAAGGAAGCGGCCTATGCCTTCATCGAGTGGATGAACTTGTCCGAAGAAGCGTGGAAGATCTTCTCCTCAGAGCGTTATTCCATCCAGTCCGGATACAAGCATATCTGGGAGAAAGATTGGTACATCAACAGCACGAACAGCTTCCTGGGCGGTCAGCGCGACATCGAGTTCTATTCCACGCTGGCGGATACGATTCGCCCGAAACGACTGACTCGCCTCGACAGCATCGCCTATTCGGACATCTGGCTGCCCGGCATCCTGACCGCCTTTGACAACTATACGGAACCGCGGGCAGCTTTGCAGCAGATTGAAGAAGATATCATGACGGTACTCGGACCGGAGATCGAGAAACTGCGCAATGAATTGAGTCAATAA